One region of Haloprofundus salilacus genomic DNA includes:
- a CDS encoding MogA/MoaB family molybdenum cofactor biosynthesis protein — MSENEGGLGEQHHGTEPDDDHGHGDGHRSDTDDRLGYRSDTGDHHSHDSDGDDDPHHDDDPHHDDDPHHHHDVETLGFAVVTVSSSRSLDDDPAGDAIAAAFEAEGHELATRELVADEYDGVQGTVNRLVSRDDTDVVVTTGGTGVTPDDVTVGAVEPILEKELPGFGELFRRLSYEEIGTRVVGTRTTAGVTDGVPVFCLPGSENAARLGAEEIIVPEAGHLAGLATRDEGDESGSNGENGEGNGDDEQ; from the coding sequence ATGAGCGAAAACGAAGGCGGCCTCGGCGAGCAGCACCACGGCACCGAACCCGACGACGACCACGGCCACGGCGACGGTCACAGGTCGGATACCGACGACCGGCTCGGCTACAGGTCAGACACCGGTGACCACCACAGCCACGACTCGGACGGCGACGACGACCCCCACCATGACGACGACCCCCACCATGACGACGACCCTCATCACCACCACGACGTAGAGACGCTCGGATTCGCCGTCGTCACCGTCTCCTCATCGCGCTCGCTCGACGACGACCCGGCGGGCGACGCCATCGCCGCCGCGTTCGAGGCGGAGGGTCACGAACTCGCCACGCGCGAACTCGTCGCCGACGAGTACGACGGCGTTCAGGGCACGGTCAACCGACTCGTCAGCCGCGACGACACCGACGTAGTCGTCACCACCGGCGGGACCGGCGTCACACCCGACGACGTGACCGTCGGAGCCGTCGAACCGATTCTGGAGAAGGAACTTCCGGGGTTCGGCGAACTGTTTCGGCGGTTGTCGTACGAGGAAATCGGTACCCGCGTCGTCGGCACCCGCACCACCGCGGGTGTCACCGACGGCGTTCCGGTGTTCTGCCTGCCCGGGAGCGAGAACGCTGCCCGCCTCGGCGCAGAGGAGATCATCGTGCCCGAGGCGGGCCACCTCGCTGGGTTAGCGACCCGCGACGAGGGCGACGAAAGCGGTTCGAACGGCGAGAACGGTGAGGGGAACGGAGACGACGAGCAGTAA
- a CDS encoding S9 family peptidase, whose protein sequence is MADPLELEDFYDLRRIRDVAVSPIGDRVAFVVAESDPDANETRRSLFVAPTDGSRKPHRLTRASDAGLPAWGPTGERLAFLASRDRDVALEVGRSDESGDESEVDEDGEESRGSDGDEEPKPQVWLFDLALGGDARQVTEFDEGVREFDWSPEGDRVVVAARDPTEEQREYLDDRRDGGPVEITRLQHKRDGMGFLDDVRSYLFVVDVATRESRRLDDAYARGAMSTGGLHPAWGADDRIAFRSYRGEKPDHTFEQDLYTVAPDGGNLRRLTDGGVGVSNPRWNAAGERLAFDGANPTNTYHPTEVYVVRDAEDSEPRSISASLDRTRARSGAPEWVSDDELLAPVGDEALTRLVRLDAERDDPERAFEKQGIDRTVTRFSVGGDRAVVCLSHPSEGADLYALDTADLDGSDPLRLTRLNDDLLADAALPTCERVHYENGDGIEVEGLAYLPDGFDPEGESEESRPLIAHIHGGPTAYDAPGFSFDYSYWTGRGYVVFNVNYRGSTSYGRAFSESIRGEWGPREADDIVSGVEELVERGWADADRLFVSGFSQGGINTAYVVTRTDMFAAAAPEHGIYDFYSLFGTADLHQWYVHDIGLPWEKSEAYRAISSIHDVDEIDTPLLVTAGGEDWRCPPSQAEQLYVSVRRRGVDAKLVVYPDEHHNVGAPERATHRLRELTEWFESHDPGRDDGDGVKKGDA, encoded by the coding sequence ATGGCAGACCCGCTCGAGCTCGAAGATTTCTACGACCTCCGACGAATCCGGGACGTGGCCGTCTCGCCCATCGGCGACCGTGTCGCGTTCGTCGTCGCCGAGAGCGACCCCGACGCCAACGAGACGCGCAGATCGCTGTTCGTCGCGCCTACAGACGGGAGTCGGAAGCCGCACCGTCTCACCCGCGCCTCCGACGCCGGGTTGCCCGCGTGGGGACCGACGGGAGAACGACTCGCGTTTCTCGCGAGTCGCGACCGCGACGTGGCGCTCGAAGTCGGTCGAAGCGACGAATCGGGAGACGAAAGCGAGGTAGACGAGGACGGCGAAGAGAGCCGCGGCAGCGACGGTGATGAGGAGCCGAAACCACAGGTCTGGCTGTTCGACCTCGCGCTCGGCGGCGACGCCCGTCAAGTCACCGAGTTCGACGAGGGCGTCCGCGAGTTCGACTGGTCGCCCGAAGGGGACAGAGTGGTCGTCGCCGCGCGCGACCCGACCGAGGAGCAGCGCGAGTACCTCGACGACCGCCGCGACGGCGGCCCGGTCGAAATCACCCGCCTCCAGCACAAGCGCGACGGAATGGGCTTTTTGGACGACGTTCGGAGCTACCTGTTCGTCGTGGACGTGGCGACTAGGGAGTCACGACGACTCGACGACGCCTACGCCCGCGGGGCGATGAGCACTGGAGGCCTCCACCCGGCGTGGGGCGCGGACGACCGCATCGCCTTCCGGTCGTACCGCGGCGAGAAGCCCGACCACACGTTCGAGCAGGACCTCTACACCGTCGCGCCCGACGGCGGGAACCTCCGACGGCTCACCGACGGCGGCGTCGGCGTCTCGAACCCGCGGTGGAACGCGGCGGGCGAGCGACTCGCGTTCGACGGCGCGAACCCGACGAACACCTACCACCCGACCGAAGTGTACGTCGTCCGCGACGCCGAAGATTCGGAGCCGCGGTCGATTTCAGCCTCGCTGGACCGCACCCGGGCGCGGAGCGGTGCACCCGAGTGGGTGAGCGACGACGAGCTCCTCGCACCCGTCGGCGACGAGGCGCTGACCCGACTCGTCCGCCTTGACGCCGAGCGAGACGACCCAGAGCGCGCGTTCGAGAAGCAGGGGATCGACCGGACCGTCACCCGGTTCTCCGTCGGCGGCGACCGCGCCGTCGTCTGTCTGAGCCACCCGAGCGAGGGCGCGGACCTGTACGCGCTCGACACCGCCGACCTCGACGGGAGCGACCCGCTACGGCTGACGCGGTTGAACGACGACCTGCTGGCCGACGCCGCGCTGCCAACCTGCGAGCGAGTTCACTACGAAAACGGCGACGGAATCGAAGTGGAGGGACTCGCGTACCTCCCCGACGGGTTCGACCCGGAAGGGGAGAGTGAGGAGTCTCGACCGCTCATCGCTCACATCCACGGCGGTCCCACCGCCTACGACGCCCCCGGATTCAGCTTCGATTACAGCTACTGGACCGGCCGGGGCTACGTCGTCTTCAACGTCAACTACCGCGGCTCCACGTCGTACGGCCGCGCATTCAGCGAATCCATCCGCGGCGAGTGGGGACCGCGCGAGGCCGACGACATCGTCTCGGGCGTCGAGGAACTCGTCGAACGCGGGTGGGCCGACGCCGACCGCCTGTTCGTCTCCGGCTTCTCGCAAGGCGGCATCAACACCGCCTACGTCGTTACTCGGACGGATATGTTCGCCGCGGCCGCGCCCGAACACGGCATCTACGACTTCTACTCGCTGTTCGGTACCGCCGACTTACACCAGTGGTACGTCCACGACATCGGCCTGCCGTGGGAGAAATCCGAGGCGTACCGCGCCATCTCCAGTATCCACGACGTGGACGAAATCGACACGCCGCTTCTCGTCACCGCCGGCGGCGAGGACTGGCGCTGTCCGCCGTCGCAGGCCGAACAGCTGTACGTGAGCGTCCGTCGGCGCGGCGTCGACGCGAAACTCGTCGTCTACCCCGACGAGCACCACAACGTCGGCGCGCCCGAGCGGGCGACCCACCGCCTGCGCGAACTCACCGAGTGGTTCGAGAGCCACGACCCCGGCCGCGACGACGGCGACGGCGTCAAGAAAGGCGACGCGTAA
- the ilvD gene encoding dihydroxy-acid dehydratase, giving the protein MSQQQPHPDEGQEGADADRFAGEKDPDLPSSAVTSGAERAPHRAMFRAMGFDDDDLSAPMVGVANPAADITPCNVHLDDVADAAIAGVESADGMPIEFGTITISDAISMGTEGMKASLISREVIADSVELVAFGERMDALVTVAGCDKNLPGMMMAAIRTDLPTVFLYGGSILPGEHEGRDVTVQNVFEGVGTYAQGEMSADELDDLERHACPGAGSCGGMFTANTMASISEALGLAPLGSASAPAESDERYEIAERAGELALEAVEDERRPSDILSRESFENAIALQVAMGGSTNAVLHLLALAAEAGIDLDIDDFDDISRRTPKIANLQPGGTRVMKDLHDVGGVPVVLRRLLDADLLHGDAMTVTGRTMAEELDHLDIDDDGIDADFLRPVSDPFYDEGAIKILKGNLAPDGAVIKATGDDAFHHTGPARVFENEEDAMRYVQSGEIESGDVIAIRNEGPQGGPGMREMLGVTAAVVGQGHEDDVALLTDGRFSGATRGPMVGHVAPEAAVGGAIALLEDGDEVTVDIPNRTLAVDLTDGELDERRTDWEPNPPNYTSGVLAKYGQSFDSAANGAVTNPAVKRDD; this is encoded by the coding sequence ATGAGCCAGCAGCAACCGCACCCGGACGAGGGTCAGGAAGGGGCCGATGCCGACCGCTTCGCGGGCGAGAAAGACCCTGACCTGCCGAGTTCGGCGGTCACGTCGGGCGCCGAGCGCGCCCCGCACCGAGCGATGTTCCGCGCGATGGGTTTCGACGACGACGACCTCTCGGCGCCGATGGTCGGCGTCGCCAACCCCGCCGCCGACATCACGCCGTGTAACGTCCACTTAGACGACGTGGCCGACGCCGCCATCGCCGGCGTCGAAAGTGCAGATGGAATGCCCATCGAGTTCGGCACCATCACCATCTCCGACGCCATTTCGATGGGGACCGAGGGGATGAAAGCCTCGCTCATCTCCCGCGAGGTCATCGCCGACTCGGTCGAACTCGTCGCCTTCGGCGAGCGGATGGACGCGCTCGTCACCGTCGCCGGATGCGACAAGAACCTCCCGGGGATGATGATGGCAGCCATCCGCACCGACCTCCCCACTGTGTTCCTCTACGGCGGCTCCATCCTCCCGGGCGAGCACGAGGGCCGCGACGTGACGGTGCAGAACGTCTTCGAGGGCGTCGGCACCTACGCGCAGGGCGAGATGAGCGCCGACGAGTTGGACGACCTCGAACGCCACGCCTGCCCCGGCGCGGGGTCGTGCGGCGGGATGTTCACCGCGAACACCATGGCCTCCATCTCCGAGGCGCTCGGGCTCGCGCCGCTCGGCAGCGCCAGCGCCCCCGCCGAGTCCGACGAGCGATACGAGATCGCCGAACGGGCCGGCGAACTCGCGCTCGAAGCGGTCGAGGACGAGCGCCGCCCCTCCGACATCCTCTCGCGGGAGTCGTTCGAGAACGCCATCGCGCTGCAGGTGGCGATGGGCGGGTCGACCAACGCCGTCCTGCACCTCCTCGCACTCGCCGCCGAGGCGGGTATCGACCTCGACATCGACGACTTCGACGACATCTCCCGGCGCACGCCCAAGATAGCGAACCTGCAACCCGGCGGCACGCGCGTGATGAAGGACCTCCACGACGTCGGTGGCGTACCGGTCGTCCTCCGGCGGCTGCTCGACGCCGACCTGCTCCACGGTGACGCGATGACCGTCACCGGCCGGACGATGGCCGAGGAACTCGACCACCTCGACATCGACGACGACGGAATCGACGCGGACTTCCTCCGCCCAGTGTCGGACCCGTTCTACGACGAGGGGGCGATCAAAATTCTGAAGGGCAACCTCGCGCCCGACGGCGCGGTCATCAAGGCGACGGGCGACGACGCGTTCCACCACACCGGTCCCGCGAGGGTGTTCGAAAACGAGGAGGACGCGATGCGCTACGTCCAGTCGGGCGAAATCGAGTCCGGCGACGTCATCGCCATCCGCAACGAGGGACCGCAGGGCGGCCCCGGCATGCGAGAGATGCTCGGCGTCACCGCCGCCGTCGTGGGGCAGGGCCACGAGGACGACGTGGCGCTGCTGACTGACGGTCGGTTCTCCGGAGCGACGCGCGGACCGATGGTCGGCCACGTCGCGCCCGAGGCGGCCGTCGGCGGTGCAATCGCGCTACTCGAAGACGGCGACGAGGTGACCGTCGACATCCCGAACCGGACGCTCGCCGTCGACCTGACGGACGGGGAACTCGACGAGCGCCGCACCGACTGGGAGCCAAACCCGCCGAACTACACCTCCGGCGTGCTGGCGAAGTACGGCCAGTCGTTCGACTCGGCGGCGAACGGAGCCGTCACCAATCCGGCGGTGAAGCGAGACGACTGA